Proteins from a genomic interval of Panthera tigris isolate Pti1 chromosome A2, P.tigris_Pti1_mat1.1, whole genome shotgun sequence:
- the TAS2R39 gene encoding LOW QUALITY PROTEIN: taste receptor type 2 member 39 (The sequence of the model RefSeq protein was modified relative to this genomic sequence to represent the inferred CDS: inserted 5 bases in 3 codons; substituted 1 base at 1 genomic stop codon) gives MTKTCNPADNEFSPFHILSILTIIATECIIGIVANGFIMAINTAEWIKNKAVSNKQXILFFLSVPRIPLQSFMMIKITFSSTSPHFYNEDVIYGTFKVTFMFLNHCSLWFAAWLSFYFVKIADFSHPLFLKLKXRISGTDALALWLSMFISLGYSVLFSNDINTMYCNNSXYPSPNSSKKKYFTQTNVVILVLLYNLGIFIPPIVFIFAATLLIISLKRHTLHMESNATGXHMGTIKVTSYFLILYISNAVALFLYMSNICDANSSWIILCKFIMAAYPVGHSILLIQDNPGLRRAWKQLQPQIHLHLKENQNTTKQAQPALPPPYPDPSPPTSFLPQT, from the exons ATGACAAAAACCTGCAATCCTGCAGATAATGAATTTTCACCATTTCACATCCTCTCAATTTTAACAATTATAGCCACTGAATGCATCATTGGTATCGTTGCAAATGGGTTCATCATGGCTATAAATAcagctgaatggattaaaaataagGCAGTTTCCAATAAGCA GATCCTGTTTTTCTTGAGTGTACCCAGAATACCTCTCCAAAGCTTCATGATGATAAAAATTACCTTCAGCTCAACATCCCCACATTTTTATAATGAAGATGTTATATATGGTACATTCAAAGTAACTTTCATGTTCTTAAATCATTGTAGCCTCTGGTTTGCTGCCTGGCTCAGCTTCTACTTCGTGAAGATCGCTGatttctcccacccccttttCCTCAAGCTGAAGTAGAGAATTTCCGGGACGGATGCCCTGGCTCTGTGGCTATCAATGTTTATTTCCTTAGGCTACAGTGTGCTCTTCTCCAATGACATCAACACCATGTATTGTAACAATT TCTATCCCTCTCCCAACTCCTCTAAGAAAAAATACTTCACTCAGACCAATGTGGTCATCCTGGTTCTTCTCTATAACCTGGGGATCTTCATTCCTCCGATCGTGTTCATCTTTGCAGCCACCCTGCTGATCATCTCTCTCAAAAGACACACCCTACACATGGAAAGCAATGCCACTGG TCACATGGGGACCATCAAAGTTACCAGCTACTTTCTCATTCTCTACATTTCCAATGCAGTTGCTCTATTTCTTTATATGTCCAATATCTGTGACGCCAACAGTTCCTGGATTATTTTGTGCAAATTCATCATGGCTGCCTACCCTGTTGGTCACTCCATTCTGCTGATTCAGGACAACCCTGGGTTGAGAAGAGCTTGGAAGCAGCTTCAGCCTCAAATTCATCTTCACCTAAAAGAGAACCAGAATACCACAAAACAAGCCCAACCAGCTCTGCCTCCCCCTTACCCagacccctctccccccacctcctttcttccccaaaccTGA